A single region of the Rhodothermia bacterium genome encodes:
- a CDS encoding citrate synthase (catalyzes the formation of citrate from acetyl-CoA and oxaloacetate), whose product MPETATEKPVVARGLAGVYALESALSFIDGEAGILVYRGYNIHELAGKASFEEVAHLLWKGHLPNQAELDELNATLQAYRDVDDAVLDTLAKLPKGIEPMAALRTAVSLLGNFDPEAEDMSPEANYRKSIRLTAQMPTVLAAFDRIRKGLPVIKPRKEGSIAAEFLYMLNGDVPGAATEHTLDTCLVLQADHGANASTFTGRAAASTLSDLHSSVVSAIGALKGPLHGGANIAVMRMLKDIEARGISVEEFVAEKFAKKEKIMGFGHRVYKTLDPRAVSLREMLIKVSEEKGEMKWYEMETKMQQLVKDSKGLNANVDFYSAPLYYLMGIEIDLFTPIFAMSRITGWTASIMEQYADNALMRPKSLYTGVTDLKFTPISQRA is encoded by the coding sequence ATGCCTGAAACAGCAACCGAAAAGCCGGTCGTAGCAAGAGGTCTTGCCGGTGTATATGCACTTGAGTCTGCCCTCTCTTTTATTGATGGAGAAGCCGGTATTCTCGTTTATCGGGGGTATAATATCCATGAATTGGCCGGAAAAGCCAGCTTCGAGGAAGTCGCACACTTGCTTTGGAAAGGGCATCTGCCAAATCAAGCGGAGTTGGACGAATTGAACGCCACGCTCCAAGCCTATCGGGATGTGGACGATGCCGTCTTGGACACATTGGCCAAATTGCCAAAAGGGATTGAGCCTATGGCCGCCCTGCGAACCGCCGTTTCCTTATTGGGCAATTTCGATCCCGAAGCGGAGGACATGTCCCCAGAAGCCAATTACCGCAAGTCTATTCGTCTTACGGCACAAATGCCAACGGTTTTGGCCGCATTCGACCGCATCCGTAAGGGGCTTCCCGTGATCAAGCCGCGTAAAGAAGGTTCTATTGCTGCCGAGTTCCTCTATATGCTCAATGGGGACGTTCCGGGTGCTGCAACCGAGCACACCTTAGACACCTGTTTGGTGCTTCAGGCGGATCATGGGGCAAATGCTTCTACCTTTACCGGACGTGCTGCGGCCTCTACTTTGTCGGACTTACACTCCTCGGTAGTCTCGGCGATTGGTGCGCTTAAAGGGCCACTTCATGGCGGCGCCAATATTGCGGTCATGCGTATGTTGAAGGACATTGAGGCACGGGGAATCTCGGTGGAGGAATTTGTGGCCGAGAAGTTTGCAAAGAAAGAAAAAATCATGGGCTTTGGCCATCGTGTGTATAAAACCTTAGACCCGCGTGCGGTTTCGCTGCGCGAGATGCTCATCAAGGTTTCCGAAGAAAAAGGGGAGATGAAGTGGTACGAGATGGAAACCAAAATGCAACAATTGGTCAAGGACAGCAAAGGCTTGAATGCAAATGTGGACTTCTATTCCGCACCTCTGTATTACCTAATGGGCATTGAAATTGACTTGTTTACGCCCATTTTTGCCATGTCGCGGATTACCGGATGGACGGCCAGCATCATGGAACAATATGCAGACAATGCGCTGATGCGCCCCAAATCGCTTTATACAGGTGTTACCGATCTCAAGTTTACGCCCATCTCCCAACGGGCCTAA
- a CDS encoding Rne/Rng family ribonuclease, which translates to MPSVKGESEEAGSDTPIAFAAVAEESSETALKPALSVHPAKYLREGHRILVKISKEPISNKGSRVTTDVSLAGRFLVLVPMANYVAVSKKIASQKERKRLRVLASSLLPQGFGLIVRTVAQDRDAKSLYTDLRLLLDKWKRIEENIQKKGNPPAVVFQDVSMASSVIRDLFTEDFDRILIDDARAHKNIKSYIQAIAPQMISAVQLYTDTPPIFKATKIDKQIEEAYSSRVDMPSGGYLFIEHTEAMHVVDVNSGRAGHGLSQEENSLNVNLDAVKYIAKHLRLRDLGGIIVVDFIDLRLDSHRRKVLQTLRREFKKDRAVTKVLPMSDFGLIEITRQRLRPSYTTSIARQPAPNRAPINPSVETILKRIEAWIEIYKTQTGKPSVTLQVHPFMMSYLKHLRDGLFPRLLRWRFSQKIKVNLLANETVDPIHFRFLDSETNEDLTDQFRYL; encoded by the coding sequence ATGCCTTCCGTCAAGGGCGAATCAGAAGAGGCTGGCTCGGATACCCCTATTGCTTTTGCTGCAGTCGCGGAAGAATCTTCAGAAACCGCCTTAAAACCAGCCCTGAGCGTACACCCTGCAAAATACCTCCGTGAAGGCCACCGGATTTTAGTCAAAATCAGCAAAGAACCCATTTCCAACAAAGGAAGCCGCGTCACCACCGATGTCTCGCTAGCTGGCCGCTTCTTGGTCTTGGTTCCGATGGCCAATTATGTGGCTGTTTCCAAAAAAATAGCCTCCCAAAAAGAACGTAAACGCCTCCGCGTATTGGCTTCCAGTTTGCTACCACAAGGTTTTGGACTGATTGTTCGGACGGTTGCCCAAGACCGTGATGCCAAATCCCTTTATACCGACCTTCGGTTGCTTTTAGACAAGTGGAAGCGCATTGAAGAAAACATCCAGAAAAAAGGGAATCCACCCGCTGTGGTTTTTCAGGATGTGAGCATGGCCTCATCCGTTATCCGCGACCTTTTTACAGAAGACTTTGACCGTATTTTGATTGATGACGCCCGTGCGCATAAAAACATCAAGAGCTACATCCAAGCCATTGCCCCACAAATGATTTCGGCGGTGCAACTTTATACCGATACACCGCCCATTTTTAAGGCCACCAAAATAGACAAGCAAATCGAAGAAGCCTATTCCAGTCGGGTGGATATGCCCTCTGGCGGCTATTTGTTTATCGAACACACGGAGGCCATGCATGTGGTGGATGTGAACTCAGGGCGTGCCGGTCATGGTCTTTCGCAAGAAGAGAACTCGCTGAACGTAAACTTAGACGCGGTCAAATACATTGCCAAACACCTGCGATTACGCGACTTAGGCGGGATCATTGTGGTGGATTTTATTGATTTACGGTTAGACAGCCATCGGCGGAAAGTCCTCCAAACCCTACGCCGAGAATTTAAAAAAGATCGTGCCGTTACCAAGGTACTCCCGATGAGCGATTTTGGCCTCATCGAGATCACCCGTCAACGTTTGCGTCCGAGCTATACCACCTCGATTGCACGCCAGCCGGCCCCCAATCGTGCGCCGATCAACCCAAGTGTCGAGACCATTCTCAAGCGGATTGAGGCTTGGATAGAGATTTACAAGACGCAAACCGGAAAACCTTCGGTTACGCTTCAGGTTCATCCGTTTATGATGTCGTATCTTAAACATCTGCGGGATGGTCTTTTCCCTCGATTGTTGCGTTGGCGGTTTAGTCAAAAAATCAAGGTCAATTTATTGGCAAACGAAACGGTAGATCCCATACATTTTCGTTTCTTAGATAGCGAAACCAACGAAGACCTGACAGACCAATTCCGGTATCTCTAA
- a CDS encoding metal-dependent hydrolase: MADYRGHIHGAAIGSVAYTGLVAYGVSISGAAEAFSAPDWLGYTLVTLGIGLLFGLWPDVDINSNAQKIFYRLFFGIDLILIFLKNFEAASYLGLFAILPMLGKHRGWTHTVWAMLCIPLPLVLLPYFTKVHLLYSPMIGWLFYGAALVGYASHLWMDGLFFKKRKRTSRLQTENEASFVEQLTSDVAVSPLRASKRLGGLMWDVLGLSLRATFYFFFRPFLRK, from the coding sequence ATGGCCGATTATAGGGGGCATATTCACGGAGCAGCCATTGGTTCGGTAGCCTACACAGGTCTTGTTGCGTATGGTGTTTCGATTTCGGGCGCTGCGGAAGCCTTTTCTGCTCCCGACTGGTTAGGATATACCCTTGTTACCCTTGGAATTGGCTTGCTTTTTGGCCTTTGGCCGGATGTGGACATTAATTCTAATGCACAAAAAATCTTTTATCGTCTATTTTTTGGGATAGATCTCATTCTCATCTTTTTAAAAAACTTTGAGGCGGCGTCCTATTTAGGCTTATTTGCCATATTGCCTATGCTTGGTAAACATCGGGGATGGACACACACGGTTTGGGCAATGTTGTGCATCCCTTTGCCATTGGTCTTGCTTCCCTACTTCACAAAGGTTCATTTGCTCTATAGTCCCATGATCGGCTGGCTCTTTTATGGAGCAGCACTTGTTGGTTATGCCAGTCATTTGTGGATGGATGGCTTGTTTTTCAAGAAAAGAAAACGTACTTCTAGGCTACAAACCGAAAACGAGGCGAGCTTTGTTGAGCAACTTACTTCAGATGTGGCGGTCTCTCCGCTTAGGGCCAGTAAACGTCTTGGCGGCTTAATGTGGGACGTACTTGGGCTTTCGCTTAGGGCCACTTTCTATTTTTTCTTTAGGCCATTTCTCCGCAAGTAA
- a CDS encoding polysaccharide biosynthesis C-terminal domain-containing protein produces the protein MSRIQKLLKDTAVYGISSILGRALGVVLVPFYAHHLPVNDNGVIGVVFAAFIFLNILYTYGLESAYLKFASGKEGRINANLVFSTATLMLIISSMAFSLTMSAFPNITSNLITLNPQWQHLVFYMAAIVLLDTMSALPYAELRLSNRPYRFAAVRLSNILLNLVLNVFFIAYLKLGITGVFIANVLASGFQVLFLLPVYFERFRFIYDGRTAKSLLKYSLPLLPNGLAFAVTETLSRFFLNMMSKEQIISLYGKVIPAAEQAKLLTHEDYGDYVTGIFNNIYKLGVFMMLFTQMFRFAWQPFYFSHAEDPDAKPLFARVFLLFTAIGLTAWLSITFFAHEIVSFPLPGGKTLLPSEYWFALPIVPIVLGAYFLQGWENIFSAGIYIQKQTSRLIPITLLGALATFLLNFFLVPQYGILAAAWSTFGAYLVMSLGVYFSSQQIYPIQQHWGQVGLMVIAALGIFGLWQFLPALQIWYFELLLIVGFTFSLFAVGVLSKDIVRTLFKRK, from the coding sequence ATGAGCCGGATTCAAAAACTTCTAAAAGATACCGCCGTTTATGGCATTTCTTCTATTTTGGGACGCGCCTTAGGGGTAGTCCTTGTACCGTTTTATGCACACCACCTGCCCGTTAACGATAATGGTGTGATTGGCGTTGTCTTTGCAGCATTTATCTTCCTCAATATTCTCTATACCTACGGGCTTGAATCGGCGTATCTCAAGTTTGCATCAGGAAAAGAAGGGCGCATAAACGCAAATCTGGTGTTTAGCACGGCAACCCTTATGCTGATCATCAGCAGTATGGCATTTTCGCTTACAATGTCTGCCTTTCCCAATATTACCAGCAATTTGATAACGCTTAACCCTCAGTGGCAACATTTGGTCTTCTACATGGCCGCCATTGTTTTATTAGACACCATGTCGGCACTCCCATATGCAGAATTGCGCCTTTCTAATCGCCCTTACCGATTTGCAGCCGTCCGGCTTTCTAATATCTTGCTGAACTTGGTATTAAATGTATTTTTTATCGCATACCTCAAATTGGGCATCACGGGCGTTTTTATTGCCAATGTATTGGCCTCTGGTTTTCAGGTATTGTTTCTGCTTCCGGTTTATTTCGAGCGTTTCCGGTTTATATACGATGGAAGAACCGCGAAGTCGCTCCTAAAATACAGTCTCCCACTTTTACCGAATGGCCTCGCTTTTGCCGTTACCGAGACCCTGAGCCGTTTTTTCTTAAACATGATGTCCAAGGAGCAGATCATCTCCCTTTATGGAAAGGTTATTCCAGCGGCAGAACAAGCCAAGTTGCTCACCCACGAAGATTATGGCGATTATGTGACAGGGATTTTTAATAACATCTACAAACTTGGCGTTTTTATGATGCTCTTTACCCAGATGTTTCGTTTTGCGTGGCAGCCCTTTTATTTTAGCCATGCCGAAGACCCCGATGCAAAACCACTTTTCGCCCGTGTTTTTTTGTTGTTTACCGCCATTGGACTTACAGCTTGGCTCTCCATCACCTTTTTTGCACACGAAATTGTCTCCTTTCCCTTACCCGGAGGTAAAACCCTTCTTCCGTCAGAATACTGGTTTGCGCTTCCCATTGTGCCTATTGTTTTGGGTGCTTATTTCCTTCAAGGCTGGGAAAATATTTTTTCTGCGGGGATTTACATCCAAAAACAGACTTCACGCCTCATTCCCATTACGCTCTTAGGAGCATTGGCAACCTTCTTGCTCAACTTTTTCCTTGTGCCCCAATATGGGATTTTAGCCGCCGCATGGAGCACCTTTGGCGCCTATTTGGTCATGTCGCTAGGGGTCTATTTTTCGTCCCAACAAATTTATCCCATTCAACAACATTGGGGGCAAGTAGGGCTTATGGTGATTGCCGCTCTTGGTATTTTCGGCTTGTGGCAGTTCTTGCCTGCCCTCCAAATATGGTACTTCGAACTTTTGCTCATTGTTGGCTTTACTTTTTCTTTGTTTGCAGTGGGCGTACTCTCTAAAGACATCGTCCGCACACTCTTTAAGCGGAAGTAA
- a CDS encoding helix-turn-helix domain-containing protein codes for MHGLVEVDGKLGEWADIPYKTFSTPSKGKNRRNVTQVALAWDGYALYAYFTVRDRHLIALPKDKLPIERFTKPVPIDTTGLTIPIDTLAYLYLNDSVELYVHTKGEPSSVFTSSDYQLVTDLLGRTAVLRGNPVPALEEQLPKIVDRDVVYYVKSVATGSANMNDDDDDGYIVEMMIPWASLGLLEAKSWMHIRLLAGNNDNDGEGRDIIKSAWCGVENQDSPVNWTDVKLVGQATWWDRIQKAMAFSPWLLVGGILGGLAVLWLLWYFLRRLFRSKKAHVETNPKVPSPSVEKLAEPMVVESKTPTKTMIPESIAPNLMPRPIEVLSVDTQFLKQMQDLIETRIDDPRLNVAELAQALNISPRQLQRKIQSFTGQSPVLFLRNYRLERAKQLLEQGAGSISEVAYAVGFNTPDYFAKVFKEQFGVQPSQYIKIVNQDSMGTNQT; via the coding sequence ATGCACGGTTTAGTTGAGGTGGATGGGAAGTTGGGGGAATGGGCAGATATCCCCTATAAAACCTTTTCGACGCCTTCTAAGGGGAAAAACCGTCGGAATGTTACCCAAGTGGCTTTGGCTTGGGATGGTTACGCCTTGTATGCTTATTTTACTGTACGCGATCGTCACCTGATTGCGCTCCCCAAAGACAAATTGCCCATAGAAAGGTTCACAAAACCAGTACCAATTGACACGACGGGTCTTACCATACCCATAGATACACTGGCTTACCTTTACCTAAACGACTCGGTTGAGTTGTATGTACACACCAAAGGCGAGCCTTCTTCGGTTTTTACCTCCTCTGATTACCAACTTGTTACCGATTTATTAGGGCGGACTGCTGTACTTCGGGGAAATCCCGTTCCAGCATTAGAGGAACAGTTGCCAAAAATCGTGGATCGAGACGTCGTCTATTATGTGAAGAGTGTTGCGACAGGTAGTGCCAACATGAACGACGACGACGATGACGGGTACATCGTAGAAATGATGATTCCTTGGGCTTCCTTAGGTTTGTTAGAGGCCAAGTCATGGATGCACATCCGTCTTCTGGCCGGAAATAATGACAATGACGGAGAAGGAAGGGACATAATCAAGTCCGCGTGGTGCGGCGTTGAGAACCAAGACTCCCCTGTAAACTGGACGGATGTTAAATTGGTGGGGCAAGCTACTTGGTGGGATCGGATACAGAAAGCGATGGCTTTTTCACCTTGGTTATTGGTGGGAGGTATTTTAGGAGGTTTGGCGGTGTTGTGGCTGTTGTGGTATTTTCTAAGGCGGCTATTTAGAAGTAAAAAAGCTCACGTTGAGACAAACCCAAAAGTACCATCACCTTCTGTAGAAAAACTGGCCGAACCGATGGTCGTCGAATCAAAGACACCCACGAAGACAATGATTCCGGAATCCATTGCGCCCAACCTAATGCCACGCCCCATCGAGGTGTTGTCGGTAGATACGCAATTTTTAAAACAGATGCAAGACCTGATCGAAACCCGCATAGACGACCCGCGCTTGAATGTTGCAGAATTGGCGCAAGCCCTGAATATCAGTCCAAGACAATTACAACGGAAAATCCAATCATTTACAGGGCAATCTCCTGTACTGTTTTTGCGGAACTATCGTTTGGAGCGTGCCAAACAGCTGTTAGAGCAAGGGGCGGGAAGCATCTCGGAAGTGGCCTATGCCGTTGGCTTTAATACCCCAGACTATTTTGCAAAAGTGTTTAAAGAGCAATTTGGGGTGCAACCTTCACAATACATTAAAATTGTGAATCAGGATTCTATGGGTACAAATCAGACATAG
- a CDS encoding HlyC/CorC family transporter — protein MLLLATVILLLVLAFFAAAESAFVTANRYKAEIECASRGENGKAVEVFLHHPIHLFTTTLVGTVLGLVLFTTALSYFLSDFLQSFGWSSGWVLLVQVFVGFFIVLVLGEVLPKHLVQKQPNEWIFRLARPLRWSYWLLYPIILPVGWLSKGIARLLQTENRIVSPYLIPDLESLLSERFNETPAPDPKIDEDERELVSNVLELRETRVREVMVSRTQIKALRKEATLSEVRQMFMQTGFSKIPVFEHHLDHIVGYVLVHDLFHNPTSLESMIRPMKFVPESQQTNKLLQSFLKDNTSIAMVVDEHGGVSGLVTMEDLLEELIGEIEDEFDPDHTPVRSLGANTWSVRGDAEIHLLREQYGFDIPEGQYDTLGGYILYKTGKVPEVHSQQVFGAYVFTILKASLKRVELVKISWGS, from the coding sequence ATGTTGTTACTTGCTACGGTAATATTGCTTTTGGTATTGGCTTTTTTTGCTGCGGCAGAGTCCGCATTTGTGACGGCGAATAGATACAAGGCCGAGATCGAATGTGCTTCGCGAGGTGAAAATGGTAAAGCCGTTGAGGTCTTTTTACACCACCCCATTCATCTGTTTACTACGACCCTCGTAGGTACAGTGCTGGGCTTGGTCTTGTTTACGACAGCGTTGTCGTACTTCCTTTCGGATTTTTTACAATCCTTTGGTTGGTCTTCTGGATGGGTCTTGTTGGTTCAGGTCTTCGTGGGTTTTTTCATTGTTTTGGTTTTAGGTGAAGTACTGCCCAAGCATTTGGTACAAAAACAACCCAATGAATGGATATTCCGGCTTGCGCGGCCCCTGCGCTGGTCGTATTGGTTGCTTTACCCCATTATTTTGCCCGTCGGTTGGCTCTCTAAAGGGATTGCACGCCTATTGCAAACGGAAAACCGCATTGTTAGTCCCTACCTGATTCCTGATTTGGAAAGTCTGTTAAGTGAACGTTTCAATGAAACCCCTGCTCCAGACCCCAAAATAGATGAAGATGAAAGGGAGTTGGTCTCGAATGTCCTTGAACTTCGAGAAACCCGTGTCCGTGAGGTGATGGTGAGCCGTACACAAATTAAAGCGCTCCGAAAAGAGGCCACCTTGTCCGAGGTTAGGCAAATGTTTATGCAGACCGGCTTTTCTAAAATTCCCGTATTTGAACATCACTTAGACCATATTGTGGGATATGTTTTGGTACATGATCTGTTTCATAACCCAACGTCATTGGAAAGCATGATCAGACCGATGAAGTTTGTACCAGAATCCCAGCAAACCAATAAATTGCTTCAATCCTTTTTAAAAGACAATACTTCCATCGCAATGGTTGTGGACGAACATGGCGGCGTCTCCGGATTGGTGACGATGGAGGACTTGTTGGAAGAATTGATTGGGGAGATTGAAGATGAGTTTGATCCCGATCATACGCCGGTACGGTCTTTGGGAGCAAATACATGGTCTGTTCGTGGAGATGCAGAAATCCATCTTTTGCGTGAACAATACGGCTTTGATATCCCCGAAGGTCAATATGATACTTTGGGAGGTTATATTTTGTACAAAACGGGGAAAGTGCCAGAGGTGCATAGCCAACAGGTCTTTGGCGCTTATGTGTTTACCATTCTCAAAGCAAGCCTTAAACGGGTGGAGTTGGTCAAGATCTCGTGGGGATCATAG
- a CDS encoding enoyl-CoA hydratase/isomerase family protein, translating to MSATAETIFETLQYSIDREATDAKGYTHVGDAIAIITINRPDKHNALNQTVLRELSAALSMARYDDEVKGVILTGAGQRSFVAGADIAEFRDLTPLQAQKMAAKGQGIFNQVEQMTKPVLAAVNGFALGGGCELALACHLRIASEQALFGQPELNLGLIPGYGGTQRLPKVLGRGIATEMILTGKPIDAQRAYGLGLVSQVVPLKDLLTTAKKLIRTISARAPLGIQMALEALLASDLPLAHGLQLEAALFGQIVSSKDFTEGVGAFLEKRTPHFSGE from the coding sequence ATGTCTGCAACTGCCGAAACCATTTTTGAAACCCTACAGTATAGCATTGACCGCGAGGCCACCGATGCCAAAGGCTATACGCATGTGGGCGATGCAATAGCCATTATTACCATCAATCGTCCAGACAAACACAATGCCTTAAACCAGACCGTTTTGCGTGAATTGAGTGCCGCTCTTTCCATGGCGCGTTATGACGATGAGGTGAAGGGCGTTATCCTTACAGGTGCTGGACAGCGGAGTTTTGTTGCAGGTGCTGATATTGCTGAGTTCAGAGACCTTACCCCACTTCAGGCACAAAAAATGGCGGCCAAAGGTCAGGGCATTTTTAACCAAGTGGAGCAAATGACCAAACCCGTCTTGGCGGCCGTTAATGGTTTTGCCTTAGGAGGTGGTTGCGAACTTGCCTTGGCTTGTCATCTAAGAATTGCCTCCGAACAAGCCCTTTTTGGTCAGCCCGAACTCAACTTAGGGCTGATCCCCGGCTATGGAGGAACCCAAAGGCTTCCTAAGGTCTTGGGACGTGGTATTGCAACAGAAATGATTCTGACAGGTAAACCCATTGACGCTCAGCGGGCTTACGGCTTAGGCTTGGTCAGCCAAGTGGTTCCCTTGAAAGACCTGCTGACGACGGCCAAAAAGTTGATCCGAACCATTTCCGCTCGTGCCCCGCTTGGTATTCAAATGGCGTTAGAGGCACTTTTGGCCTCGGATTTACCCCTCGCGCATGGGCTGCAACTTGAGGCCGCTTTGTTCGGTCAAATTGTTTCGAGTAAAGATTTTACCGAAGGTGTTGGGGCTTTCTTAGAAAAGCGAACCCCGCATTTTTCTGGCGAATAA
- a CDS encoding PspA/IM30 family protein yields MSIWKRFVRAIKSLFGGLVSTIEDPKLILEENIRELNDQVPKMNENIATVKANVMLLQKEVAKYEAELADLTSKIKAGIQANREDIAQQYAVRYEQVKASLGSAKEQLQFAAAAYDKALQVKKAFMREKDRKIQEAKEALRAHERAQWQAKVADTLEQFEVGGVSATHDEMIQKINEQTAKSEARMEIALDSIDTQAMKIEEDAQSIRASEIVNQFKLEMGMGGGSPAGQRKSLLDIPDEIGSSGGSSASRNREGV; encoded by the coding sequence ATGTCCATCTGGAAACGATTTGTCCGTGCAATTAAGTCCCTTTTTGGCGGATTGGTCTCTACCATCGAAGATCCCAAACTCATCCTTGAAGAAAATATTCGGGAACTGAACGATCAGGTTCCGAAAATGAATGAAAACATTGCGACAGTAAAAGCCAATGTGATGCTTTTGCAAAAGGAAGTCGCTAAATACGAGGCGGAATTGGCAGACCTGACCTCTAAAATCAAAGCGGGGATCCAAGCCAACCGCGAAGACATTGCCCAACAATATGCCGTTCGTTACGAGCAGGTGAAAGCCTCGCTTGGCTCCGCAAAAGAGCAATTACAGTTTGCAGCTGCTGCCTACGACAAAGCCCTTCAGGTGAAAAAAGCCTTTATGCGGGAAAAAGACCGCAAAATCCAAGAAGCCAAAGAAGCCCTGCGCGCCCACGAACGTGCCCAATGGCAAGCAAAAGTGGCCGATACGCTGGAGCAGTTTGAAGTTGGTGGCGTTTCCGCAACCCACGACGAAATGATCCAAAAGATCAACGAGCAAACGGCAAAGTCGGAAGCCCGCATGGAAATTGCTTTAGACTCCATAGATACCCAAGCCATGAAGATCGAAGAAGACGCACAAAGCATCCGCGCTTCCGAAATCGTCAACCAATTCAAATTGGAAATGGGCATGGGGGGCGGTTCGCCCGCTGGCCAGCGTAAGAGCCTTTTAGACATTCCAGACGAAATTGGTTCTTCTGGTGGATCGTCTGCAAGCCGGAACCGCGAAGGGGTCTAA
- a CDS encoding thymidine phosphorylase, translating to MTLNILDLLIAKRDGETLSAEAIQWLIDAYTHGHVTDYQMSAFLMAAFIRGMNDAETQTLTRAMLYSGEVLDLSDLPGIKVDKHSTGGVGDKISLPLAPIVAACGVPVPMISGRGLGHSGGTLDKLEAIPGFNVNLSIPEYRRQLQQNGLVLIGQTPEIAPADRKLYALRDVTGTVPFIPFIASSIMSKKLAEGIDALVLDVKCGRGAFMQTVPEAEKLAQTLVEIGEAFGKPTVGWITNMNVPLGQAVGNWLEVEESVRCLKGEEVSEVMELTYTLASEMLCLGGVAETPEKGLVMAREVVENGKAFEKFLQIVQSQGGDIGVLENTSSYTQLAPAYEIFVPDSAEGYVHDIDALVVGKTAVLTGAGRMKKEDPVDPGAGIFLHLKPGDEAKAGSRLATLYTQKTSEVEALKQAVVAAFQFGEEVPEHQTLLMKRVTGKGVVHGS from the coding sequence ATGACCTTGAATATTCTTGACCTCCTGATTGCCAAGCGCGATGGAGAAACCCTAAGTGCGGAGGCCATCCAATGGCTGATTGATGCCTATACACATGGGCACGTCACCGACTATCAAATGAGCGCATTTTTGATGGCGGCATTTATACGTGGCATGAATGATGCCGAAACGCAAACGCTCACCCGTGCTATGTTGTACTCCGGCGAGGTTTTGGACTTGAGCGACTTACCGGGGATCAAGGTGGATAAACATTCTACCGGCGGAGTTGGCGATAAAATCTCTTTACCGCTTGCGCCCATTGTTGCCGCTTGTGGCGTACCTGTTCCCATGATTTCAGGACGAGGTTTGGGACATTCAGGTGGAACCTTAGACAAATTGGAGGCAATTCCGGGCTTTAATGTGAACTTGAGCATCCCCGAATATCGCCGACAATTACAACAAAATGGCTTGGTATTGATTGGGCAAACACCAGAAATTGCTCCGGCAGACCGCAAACTCTATGCTTTGCGAGATGTAACTGGAACCGTGCCTTTTATTCCGTTTATTGCCTCTTCTATAATGTCTAAAAAACTGGCGGAAGGGATAGACGCATTGGTTCTGGATGTCAAATGTGGACGCGGGGCGTTTATGCAAACCGTGCCAGAGGCCGAGAAATTAGCGCAAACATTGGTGGAAATTGGGGAAGCCTTTGGTAAACCTACCGTCGGATGGATCACAAATATGAATGTGCCTTTAGGACAAGCCGTGGGAAATTGGCTCGAAGTCGAAGAGTCCGTCCGATGTCTAAAAGGGGAAGAGGTCTCGGAAGTTATGGAGCTGACCTATACCTTGGCCAGTGAAATGCTGTGTTTGGGAGGCGTCGCAGAAACGCCCGAAAAAGGCTTGGTAATGGCACGTGAAGTGGTGGAAAATGGCAAAGCCTTCGAGAAATTTCTACAAATTGTCCAGTCGCAAGGTGGGGATATTGGGGTACTCGAAAATACCTCTTCCTATACCCAACTTGCCCCGGCGTATGAGATTTTTGTCCCCGATTCAGCAGAGGGCTATGTCCATGATATTGATGCTCTTGTTGTAGGTAAAACAGCCGTATTAACGGGTGCTGGACGGATGAAGAAGGAAGACCCTGTTGATCCGGGAGCAGGTATTTTTCTCCACCTTAAACCCGGCGACGAGGCCAAGGCCGGATCACGGTTGGCAACCCTCTATACCCAAAAAACATCGGAGGTGGAGGCGCTAAAACAAGCGGTGGTTGCCGCTTTCCAATTTGGGGAGGAAGTACCAGAACACCAGACTTTGCTGATGAAACGTGTCACCGGAAAAGGGGTTGTACATGGCTCCTAA